The Verrucomicrobiota bacterium sequence CACCCTCGAATTCGAAGTGCACCGGCCGCTTTATGACTGGATTCTGGGGAGCCTGGACCTGCCGCGGCAACTGCCTCACCAGTACGAGTTCGCACGGCTGAACCTGAGCTACACGATCCTGAGCAAGCGCAGGCTCATGCAACTGGTCGACGAAGGGCATGTCTCCGGCTGGGACGATCCACGGATGCCCACCCTCAGCGGCATGCGGCGCCGCGGGGTCACGGCGGTCGCCTTGCGCGCCTTCGCCTACCACATCGGGATTACGAAGTATGACGGCCTCACCGACGTTGCCGTTCTCGAACACGCCGTCCGCGACGAGTTGAACAAGACGGCCGCTCGACGCCTTGCCGTCCTGCGTCCGCTCAAGGTGGTTGTGACCAACTATCCGGAAGGCCGGATCGAGGAACTCGATGCCCTCAATAACCCGGAAGATCCGAACGCGGGCACGCGAAAGATTGCGTTCAGCCGCGACCTTTACATTGAGCGCGACGATTTCATGGAAAATCCGCCGCCCAAGTATTTTCGCCTGCGTCCCGGGGGTGAAGTTCGCCTGAAATACGCCTACATCATCCGATGCGATGACGTCATCAGGGATGCGAGCGGCAACATTCTGGAACTGCGCTGCACCGCTGACCTCGACAGCAAGAGCGGCGGTGCGACGGCAAATCGCAAAGTTAAAGGCACCGTTCACTGGGTCAGCGTGCGGCACTCGGTCGAGGCTGAGGTGCGCCTGTACGACCGGCTTTTTCTTGAGCCCGAGCCGGAGGCCACCAGCGATTTCAAACTTCATTTAAACCCGAATTCGTTGGAGGTTGTCATGGCCAGGTGCGAGCGGAGCCTGCGCGATGCCCGGAGAGAAACGCGCTATCAGTTCGAGCGCCTCGCGTATTTTACCCTCGATAAGGACAGCACGACGGAACGCCTGGTCTTCAACCGGACGATCACCTTGAAGGATTCGTGGGCGAAAGAAGCGAAAAAGCGGTGAACGAATCCCGAGCCTCGAACTTTACCTGCTGGGGGCACCGTTCAGGCGCACACCGTACGCGGGCCAACGGCCAGCGGGTAAGAAGCAGCAGCGGGACCGGATTGGGACCCGCCCGCATACCAGAAAATGCGCTCACGACGGAAGAGCCGGTACTGCCTCGAGTCGTTCCGGTCACGGTGAACCCCCTCGGAACTGATGGGGCGGGATGACTCGGCGGGATGCGGCAGGCCGCCGGCGACGGCCGGGTTACCTGGCGGTGAATGCAGGGGAGAATCGGCCCAGGCGCCTTGCGGAACAGCGCAGCCGAGTGCGGCGGCGGCGGCGAGAACGGTCAAAACTTTCTCCATATCTGGTGCTACGTCGATGGTGTCGGGTTGAAGGCAGGCGGCTGCCTCTCAGTTGAGCTGTGAGCATCACCGATGCCAACCCTCGCAGCACGGAAAATGCGCCGCGCCGGGACCGGTCCGCAGCTGGAGACGTTTACCTCAGCGCGATCACGCCGGTCCTGCCGGCGAGGCACTGCAGCGAACGCCGATGTGCCGAAAACGGGACACGGCGTCCCCCGAATGGGAGGAACGCTTTCCGCCGGCAACGGCGATCAACTGCGGCCGTCGACCGCGGGCTGAACTTTGCCGCGGCTCCATGGAGGGCGGAGCCGCGTCGCCCCGTCAGGAATGGCCGCCGGAAACCTCGGGGTACTCAACGGCGTGCACCCTGCCCTAGGGCTTGCGAGTGCGAACTTTTTCTTTCTTTTGATCGCACTCTTCCTGCAGGCGGCGAAGCTCCGAGGCCAGCTGGTGCTTCAGCTGTGCGACGTCATCAGCGGACCCGGCCTGTTCCTCGCGCCGGATCTGCTCTTTCAGCAACAGTTCTTTTTCAGCCATCTTTGACCGGTAAAGCGAATCGATCTCTGCAAGCTGCGCTTTTTGCTCCTCGGTCAGGGGAACCGAAGGAGATTGCTTTTGCAGGCGCTCCATGGCGAGTTCGTAAGCTGATTTCATAAGGTCAAGGTCTGCGTTGGGACAACCGGCGTGTTACGCCGTTACGGCTGCTCGATCTTCTGGAGCCGCCGGATCAGGTCGCTATAGTTAGCCGCATCGCGGATCGTCGCATTCAAGCGCGTAAGCCGTGGATCGTCTGAAGCGTGATTGAACGAGACCCGGTGCTGCTGGCCGTCCTGGGCAAACACGACTTCATCCCAATGAATGGTTTGAATGTGGGGATTGAAACGTGCGACCGCGCGTCCACGGAAGAAGGCCCGGGTTGATTCCGGCGGGTTGAAAATTGCGGTCTTGATTTCTTCCTCCCGGAGAACCCGGCGCATCCGTTCCTCTCGCACCAGCTCGTAGTGGAGCCCCTGTTCCCAGGCGATGTTGTGGTACTCGAGGTCAATGGACTGCAACCAGGGATCCGTCCAATCCAGTTTTTCTTCTTCCTGAAACGTGGTGAGCAAGTACAACTTGGCCGCCCAATCGATGCGATCGGCGCAGCGCATGACATCGACCTCGAGGTCGTTCAGAATTTTTTCCCATTCGGTCAACAGCCAATCGACCTCACGGTCAGTCCGGTCGCAGTACCGCAGGGCCTTTTCCAGGTACATGCGTTGGATCTCGATGGCCGAAATCTTGCGCCCGTCTTTAAGCTCGATGATCCAGGAATGGCTCTGATCACGGCTGATCGACTTGGTGGCATCAATCGGCTGGGCTACTTCCAGCTG is a genomic window containing:
- the glnS gene encoding glutamine--tRNA ligase, translating into MSTQTETQTAPADFIREIVANDLQAGTYSVIQTRFPPEPNGYLHLGHAKSICLNFGIAREFGGVCNLRMDDTNPTKEDREYVESIIEDVTWLVDGWADHVLGLKPKGKACEIREFNGKADFHQPPVVGTATAADREPFHASDYFEQLFEYAVQLIRKGKAYVDDLSPEETDRYRIAGQESTFRERGVEENLSLFQRMRRGEFPDGLRTLRAKIDMQSPNVWMRDPVLYRIRHAAHHRTGDRWSIYPMYDFAHCLSDYIEGVTHSLCTLEFEVHRPLYDWILGSLDLPRQLPHQYEFARLNLSYTILSKRRLMQLVDEGHVSGWDDPRMPTLSGMRRRGVTAVALRAFAYHIGITKYDGLTDVAVLEHAVRDELNKTAARRLAVLRPLKVVVTNYPEGRIEELDALNNPEDPNAGTRKIAFSRDLYIERDDFMENPPPKYFRLRPGGEVRLKYAYIIRCDDVIRDASGNILELRCTADLDSKSGGATANRKVKGTVHWVSVRHSVEAEVRLYDRLFLEPEPEATSDFKLHLNPNSLEVVMARCERSLRDARRETRYQFERLAYFTLDKDSTTERLVFNRTITLKDSWAKEAKKR